GATCGCAGCAGCCTGCTCCGGGCGCGGGCCCTGGACCGCGGGATGCGTGGCAGCAGCAGCGGGCGCAGCGGCTGCCTCGCGGGCCGGGGCCCGGCCGGCCGCGGCGGGCGGCGGCGACGCAGGCGCGCGCGCGGGCGCCGCGTGCCTCGGCGTGCTGGCGCGCTTCGACCACGACGATCGCCGCCGCCTCGCCGAGGACGAGGCCCTTGCGGTCCCGATCGAACGGCCGCGCCACCTCGGACGTGGCGCGCAGGCAGTTGAACCCCGCGACCACGAACCGGCACAGGAGATCGGTCCCGCCGGCGAGCACGACGTCGGCGCGACCGGCGCGGACCCACGACGCCGCGAGCGCCACGGCGTGCGTGCCCGACGCGCACGCGAGCTGCGGCGTCGCGACCGGGCCGCGCGCGCCCACGTGCCGGGCGAGCCGCGTCGCCGGCGCGTAGTACGGAATCTGCTCGACGCCCGCGACGGATCCCCCGCCCGCGCGCACGGCGGCATCCCACGCCTCGAGGATGGTCATGCCCCCGAGCGTCGTCCCGAGCGCGACCCCGAGGCGCTCGGGCGCGGCCACCCCGCGACCCAGGGCCGCGTCGTCGAGGGCTTCGTGCGCGGCGCGCAGGGCGAGCGCGCCGGCCCGGTCGGGATCGCCGTCGTCCCACGAGATCTCCGCGGCGACGTTCGGCGCGAGATCGGCGGCGGGAAAGCGCTCGATGCGGCGGGCGGCGGTGTGGCCCGCGAGCAGACCCTCCCAGAAGCTCGACACACCCAAACCGACGGGGGACTGGACCCCGCAGCCCGTGATCAACGCATCACGCGCACCCCGCACGCGATCCGGACCCTAGCCGAAGGACCGCGGGCGCGCACCTGGTCGCGATCAGCTCGAGGGCAGACGCTCGTCTTGCCGGCCGTGCGCGTTCGCCGGCGCTCCCTCGTCCGCAGGCGCCGCGTCGGCCACCGGGTCCGCGGCGGCCTCGGCTGCCGGCGTCATCGGCCCCGCGAAAGCGATCGACTCCTCGCCACGGATCATCGCCGGCGTCAGCACGTAGGTGCCGCTCATCGCCGGTGACCAGACGTTCGATGCCGTCTCGGTGTCGCCGCCCGTGCAGACGTACGCGAAGCCGCCGGTGAGCCCGCCGACCACCGAGTACACGATCTTGGCCGGCATGTAGCCGACGTTCGCGAGCACCGTGAGCACGCCCCAGCCCGCATCCTCGGCGAACTCGGCGCGCACGGGACGCGGAGCGGCCAGACCCGCGACGAGCACGGCAGCGGCCATCAACATCCTCCACCCCATCATGATTCCTCCTTGCGGTCCCGGCCTCGCGGGATCGGGCTGCACGCCAGGTCCCGTCTAGCCCATCGGCCGGTCGGACGCTACTCGGTCCGGACGACCGTTTCCTTGGGCAGCAGCGAGAGGAGGTGGGCCAGGGCCGCCTCGACGTAGGCCTGGTCCTTCGATTCCAGCGTCAGCTTCACGGCGTATTCAGGGTCGCCCAGCTTCGGATACGAGCCGAGCAGGAGCGCGGGAAACCTCGCCAGCGTGGCATTCAGGTGCTCGGCGATCGAGCCCTCGCCGTCGCGGGTGAAGACCACGCGCAGATGGTACGGGGAGGCGACGAACCGCTCCTTCAGGGCGAGGAACTTCTGCTCGAGGATCTCGGGGATGCCCGGCAGGACGTAGACGTTCTCGCACTTGATGGTGGGAAAGCCGAGGCGCTGATCGAGGACCAGCTCCGTGCCCTCGGGCACGTCGGCCATCCGCATGCGCGCCGGGTTGGCGTTGGCGCCCAGGAACTCGCGCAGGCGCTTGTCCAGCTCGGGGTGCCGGACGACCTTGCGGCCGAAGGCCCGCGCGACGCCCTCCATCGTCACGTCGTCGTGCGTGGGTCCGACGCCACCCGACGTGAAGACGATCTCGTAGCGCTCGGAGAACTCCTTCACGGTCGCGGCGATGAGGTCGATCTCGTCGGGAATGGTGGTGATGCGCTGGAGCGTGACGCCGAGCTTGCGCAGCTCGCGCGCGAGGAACGGCGAGTTGGTGTCGGTGACCTTCCCCGACAGGATCTCGTTGCCGATGACGACGATGCCCGCGCTGCGATCGACGGCCATGCCCCCGCCGCTCCTACACCGAGATGGCGTCCTTGCGGAAGTCGCTGGCCCCGATGCGGACGTTCACCACCGCGGGTTTGCCCGCGCCGAGCGCGCGCTGGATCGCCGGACGGAGCTGGTCGGGCCGCTCCACCCACTCGCCGTGTCCGCCCATCGCCTCGATCATGAGGTCGTAGCGGGTCGGCGCGAGCTTGCAGGCGGGCGTGCGGTCCGGGCCGTAGATCTGCACCTGGCCGCGCAGGATCTGCGTCCACGCAGCGTCGTTCCCGATGATGCCGACGATGTTGATCTTCTGGCGGATGCAGGCTTCGAACTCCATCATGTTGAGGCCGAAGGCCCCGTCGCCGTACATGATGATGACGTCGCTCTTGGGCGAGGCGAGCTTCGCGGCCATGGCGTAGCCGGGGCCCGCGCCGAGCGTCCCGAGCGGGCCGGCGTCGAGCCAGTGCCCGAACCCGCGCGGCCGCAGCACGTTGGCCGCCGAGCCGACGAAGTCGCCGCCGTCGCCGATGACGATCGTGTCCTTGGTGAGGAACGTGTCGACCTCGGCGCACACGCGCAGCGGGTTGAGCGGCGCCTCGTCGGACGTCAGCTGCGGCGCGAGTCCTTCCCATTTCTTCTTCTCGATCGCGCGCAGCTCCGCCAGCCACGGGCGCGACAGCTCGGGCGTGAACTTCGAGTCCTTGGCGAGCTGCGTGAGGGCCGCCATGACGAGCCCAGTGTCGCCGATGATGCCGACGTCGCAGGGCCGGTTGCGGCCGAGCTCGCGGCCGTCGAGATCGACCTGGATCAGCTTGGCGGCCGGGTTGATGACGCGCTCGCGGCCGTAGCCGATGCGGAAGTCGAGCGGCGTCCCGAAGATGAGGACGACGTCGGCCTTCTTGAGCGCGTCCTTGCGCGTCTGGAGGAACCAGTGCGGATCGTCCGGGTCGAGGCTGCCGCGCGCCTGGCCGTTCACGTAGACCGGCATGCCGAACGTCTTCACGAACTCCGGGTAGGCGTCGCGTCGCTTGGACCAGAAGAGCTGCGAGCCCACCAGGCACGCCGGGCGCTGGGCGCCCCGCAGGTACTCGAACGCCGCCTCGATGAAGTGCGGGTCGGGGGCGACGCCGGCCTGGGTGCGGGTGTGCTGCCACTCGACGACGTCCTTGTCGTCGACGTTGTCGAACAGGAGGTCGAGCGGCATCTCGAGGAAGACGGGTCCGGGCACGTTGGTGGTCGCCACGCGGAACGCCGTGGCGACGTACTCGCCCAGCCGGTTCGCGGCGGGGACCGACACCGCCCACTTCGTGATCGGCCGCATGAGATCGACGTGGGCCATGTCCTGCAGGCCGCCCATGTCCTGGAACGCGCGCGGCGCCTGCCCGCCGATGCAGATGAGGGGGATGTTGGCCCGCCACGCGGTCGCGACACCCGTGACGGCGTCGGTGAGCCCCGGTCCCGCCGTGACGATCGCGACGCCCGGCTGCCCGGTCACGCGCGCCCAGCCGTCGGCGGCGTGCGCGGCCGACTGCTCGTGGCGCACGTCGATGATCCCGATGCCCTCGTCGAGACATCCGTCGTAGATCGACATGACGTGTCCACCGCACAGCGTGAACACGTACTGCACGCCCTCGCGCTTGAGCGCCCGGGCGACGACTCGACCTCCGTGCATCATGAGTGAGACCCCTCTCGATTGATCTGCCGGCCGCGAACGCGGCGACGGCACAGGCGTGCCAGACGGGGGAGTCTGCTGGGCGGGGCCCGGAAAATCAAGGCGGAGCGCAGGTCGTTCGCTGCGAGCACCGCCGCGCCGTCGGCTGGAGCGCTCGCGCCACCGAGCGTTGCATTTCCGCTCGCGAGCGACGCCGGCGCGACGCTCTTGTCCGCTCTTGTCCAGGGAAATCGCGCCGCTGCAATTGGTCCGGTTCTTGTTCCAGTAGTCCCAGGCTCGTGAGCGAGCCGGGGAGGTTCTCGCCATGCGACTGGCACGCCACGCCGTCGTCAGCATTCTGGTAGGGGTGATCGGAATCGTCGCTGCGCCGCGCGCGCACGCGACCCCCACGGCCGTGACCTTCGAGGTGGGCCACTCGGACTGCACGGCGCCCGGCGCCCACACGGTCGACCTCTACCTGAACGAGTCCCTGGTCGCGTCGGTCCCGTCGACCAACGGCTGCACCTGCAACACGACGCCGCTCGTGGTGACCCTCACCGATCCCACCACGCTCGCCCTCCTGCACGACAGCACCTGCAACAGCGCCCGCATCCGCGTCCGCCCGGGCAACGACTCCATGTCGATCGCCTGGGTGCGCGTCGGGGCGACCGACGGCGCCGCGTCCTCGAGCGCGTGCCTGTACGACGGCTTTCCGTGGAACACGCACCTCGCCTGCGCCCCGCGCTCGACCTGCGACATGCCCGGCGACTTCGTGTACGTCGGCATGATCGGCGGCCCCGACCCGGATCAGGACGGCCGCGTCGGCGGCTTCGGCGTCGGCTGCGACAACTGCCCCTTGACCGCGAACGCCGACCAGTTCGACCAGGACGGCGACGGCGTGGGCGACGCCTGCGACAACTGCCCGAGCGTCGCCAACGCCGATCAGCTCGACAGCGACAACGACACCCTCGGCGACGCCTGCGACCCGTGTCTCGGGACCCCCGACACCGACGGCGACGGCATCTGCGACGACGGCGACAACTGCGTCGACACCTACAACCCGACGCAGACCGACCTCGACGGCGACGGCGTCGGCGACGCATGCGACTGGTGCGTGGGCCCCGGCGCGTTCGACGACGACGGCGACGGCATCTGCAACCAGAACGACGACTGTCCGTTCGCGGCCGACCCGACGCAGGCCGACACCGACGGCGACGGCATGGGCGACGCCTGTGACAACTGTCCCGCCTTCCCGAACCCGCAGCAGACCGACACCGACGGCGACGGCGTGGGCGACGCCTGCGACACGTGCCCGAACAGCGTCGACGCCGACGCCGACAGCGTCTGCGACGGCAACGACAACTGCCCCGGCATCGCCAACCCGGACCAGGCCGACCAGGACGGCGACGGCGTCGGCGACCTGTGCGACGACTGTCCCGCGGTGGCCGATCCGCTGCAGCAGGATGCCGACGGCGACGGCGAGCCCGACGCGTGCAGCGTGCGCGTCGACATCGCCGCGGTGGTCGACGATGGCCAGGGCCATCTCGACGCCGACGTCACCCTGACCAACCCGAACGGCCTGCCGCTCTCGGGACGGGTCGCGATCCACGACGGCACCCGCGTCTCATCCGTACGGTTCGTCTGGCTCGCCACGTCCTGCACGATGACGCAGGACACGCTCGAGCTCGTCATCAACGACACCACGGCGGCCAGCGTCGTGCCCGAGGCCGACGGCCCCCTCTGCACGTGCACGCCGCTCATCTCGAACTTCGAAGTCCCGCTGGCCCGCGCGCTCTCGCTCCTGCATCCCGGCGCGAACATGGTCGGGATCCGCAAGAGCACCGGATTCCCGGTCGAGGCGCGCACGCTGATGGCGTGGGCCTACGCGGTCGTCACGGCCGACGGCGTCGACCACGTCGTGCCGCTGTACGACGCTTTCGGCGGCAACAGCTTCGACGACCCCGATCTCTGCGCCTCGGGCGCCATCGCCGGGCCCGTCGACGCCGCGGGGCTCACGCCCGAGCTGCCGACGGCCGCGCTCGAGGTCGCGTGGCAGGGCAGCCTGCCCTGCAGCGTCGATCTGTCCTCGCTCTCGCCCGGACCGATCGAGATCGTCGTGACTGCGACCGACGGCATGACGACGGGAGCGGACTGCGTCTCGGCCGACCTCGCAACGGCGACGATGCTGCGCTTCGGCAACAGCTCGTGCGACGACGGCAACCCGTGCACGATCGACACCTGCGACGTGAACGGCTGCCAGCACACGCCGGTCGTGTGCGGCGGCGGCGACGCCTGCCAGGAGGCGGGGTTCTGCGACCCGCACACCGGCATGTGCATGACCGCCCCCAAACCCGACGGCACGCCGTGCAACGACGGCAACGCCTGCACGCTGGACGACGCCTGCCACGGCGGAGCCTGCACGGCGGGGACGCCCGTCGTGTGCGCCGCCGCCGACGCCTGCCACGAGGCGGGCGTCTGCAACCCCGACACCGGCGCCTGCTCGAGCGTGACGAAGCCCGACGGCGCCGCGTGCAGCGACGGGAACGCCTGCACCCAGAACGACAGCTGCCAGGCCGGAAGGTGCGCCGCCGGCGCACCCGTCACCTGCTCCGAGGGCGACGCCTGCCACGAGGCGGGCGTGTGTGACCCGCAGACCGGCGCCTGCGTCAACGCGCCCAAGCCGGACGGTACCGCGTGCAGCGACGGCAACGCCTGCACGCAGAGCGACGCGTGTCAGGCCGGAAGCTGCGTCCCGGGCGCGCCCGTCGTCTGTACGGCCGGCGACTCCTGCCACGACGCCGGCGTGTGCGATCCCTCGACCGGCGCGTGCTCGAACCCGGCGAAGGCGGACGGCGCCGCCTGCACCGACGGCAACGCGTGCACCCAGAACGACGCGTGTCGCGCCGGCAGCTGCGTCGGCGGAGCGCCGGTCACCTGCCCGGCCGGCGACGCATGCCGCGCCGACGGCGTCTGCGATCCCCAGACGGGTGCCTGCACGGCCCCGCCGAAGCCCGACGGCACCGCGTGCAGCGATGGCAACGCCTGCACGCAGGCCGACACCTGCCAGGCCGGCGCCTGCGTCGCAGGTGCCCCGATCACCTGCGGCGGCAGCGACGCGTGCCACGCCGGCACGTGCAATCCGGCCACCGGCCAGTGCACGGTCGTGAAGAAGCCCAACGGCTCGCCGTGCGACGACGGCAACGCCTGCACGCAGAACGACGTCTGTCGCAGCGGCATGTGCGTGGCGGGACCGACCCTCAAGTGTCCGGCGACCGACGCCTGTCACAAGGCGGGCGTCTGCGATCCGGGAACCGGACAGTGCGTGAACCCCGCCAAGCCGGACGGGACGTCGTGCAACGACGGCAACCTCTGCACGCGGGGCGATACGTGTCAGGCCGGCGCCTGCGTCGGCGGCGCGCCCAAGGTGTGCTCGGGCGGCGAAGACACGTGTCGTGAGGTCGTCTGCGATCCGGGCAGCGGCCGCTGCGTCCAGGGCGATGCGAAGGCCGACGGCACGCCCTGCCGGGACGGCAACAAGTGCACCCGCGGCGACACCTGCGAGGCCGGCACCTGCACGAGCGGCGACCCGGTCGTGTGCGACCCGCCCGACGACTGCCACACGTCGATCTGCAAGCCGAGCACGGGCCACTGCAAGGTGCGCCGCAAGAAGCCGTTCTTCCGCTGGTGTCACCGCCTGCCGGGTGACTGACGCGCACGCTCAGGCCCCGAACTCGACGTCCCTGATGTCCGGGATCTGCTCGCGCAGATAGGCACCCAACCGCTTCTTCAGACGCGACTCGATCTGCCGAACGCGCTCACGCGTGATGCCGTACTCGTCGCCGATCTCCTGCAGCGTCGCGGGATCGTCGTCACGCATGAGCGCCTCGAGGCGGCGCTCGTAGATGACGAGGTCCTTGCCCGAGAGCGTCTTCTTGAACTCGGCCGCCTTCTCGCGGATCAGCTGGTGATACTCCTCGTCGGCGACCGTCTCCGCGGTTTGCTGCGGGCCGGCCAGCAGGTCGAGGAAGGTCGTGTCGCCGTCGTCGTCCCCGATGGGCGCGTTGACCGAGAGGTCGCGCGCCGACAGGCGCTGCTCCATCTCCACCACCTCGGATTCCTTCACGCCCAGGCGATCGGCGATGAGCTTCGGCTCGGGTGAGAAGCCCTCGCGCTCGAGGCGCTCGCGCTCCTTCTGGAGGTTGAAGAAGAGCTTGCGCTGAGCCTGCGTGGTGCCCACCTTCACCATCCGCCAATTGTTCATGATGTAACGGATGATGTACGCCCGGATCCACCAGACCGCGTACGACGGGAAGCGCACGCCGCGGTAGGGATCGAACTGCTTCACGGCCTCGAGCAGGCCGACGTTCCCCTCCTGGACGAGGTCCAGGAGGTTGTGGACGGCGCGCTGGTAGTCGCGCGCGATCATCACCACCAGGCGGAGGTTCGCCGTGACGAGCGACCACGCCGCGGTGCGATCGCCCTTCTCCTTCCAGCGCACCGCGAGCTCGTGCTCCTGCTCGCGCGTGAGAACGGGAATGCGGCGGATCTCGCCGAGGTACTTCTGGAGGTTGTCGAGCGGGACGAGCGCGCCCGCGGGGGCGACGCTCTTCGCTTCGGCGTCGAGCTCGGGCTCCGGCGCGGGGACGGGAACGCCCGCCTCGCCGTCGGCGATCTCGTCGACGACCTCGGCCTCGATCGGCGTGGTCTCGCGCGTGTCGGCCATCGGATCCGGCCGTCTCAGAGCGCCAGCTCGGCGCGTGGATCTCCCGCGTACGCCTGATCGAGGGCGCTGAGCGCGTCGCGCAGCTGCTCGGGCTCGCCTTTGGTCGGCACCTGGACCATGAGCCGGACGTAGAGATCGCCCGGCGATCCGCCCTTCGGGTCGGGCGCGCCGCGGCCCGGGACGCGCAGGCGCTGCCCGCCCTGGCTGCCTGCGGGCACCTTCAGCTTGATCGCGCCCTGCGGCGTCGGGACGGTGATGGTGGCGCCGAGCATGGCCTCGCTCACGGTGACCGGCACCTCGATCGTGAGGTCCTTGCCGTCGCGCTGGATCAGCGGGTGCGGGCGCACCTTGACGCGGAAGTAGAGATCGCCCGTCTGGCCGCCCGCGCGTCCGCCGCCGCCCTTGCCCGACACGCGCACGCGCGCCCCGTCGGCGACCCCCGGGGGGATCTTCACCTGGAGCTGCTCGCGCTTCTCGACGGTGCCCGTGCCGCCGCAGGTCGTGCAGGCCTTGCGCCCGACCCGCCCGCTTCCGTGGCACGTCGCACAGGTGACCGGACGCCGCACGGTGACCGGCATCTTGACCCCGCGCAGGGCGTCGAGGAGGCCGATCTCGACCGGATGCTCGATGTCCTCGCCGGCCTGCGGCTGCGAGGCCTCGCGCGCCCCGGAGCCGAAGATCTCGTTCAGGATGTCGGCGAAGCCACCCTCGCCGGCGCGCACGCGCGCGCCGCCGAAGTCGAACGCCTCGCCGTCGCGGCCGAAGGAGAACCCGTGGCCGCTCTCCGCCCACCGCTTGTACTCGCGGGCGCGCTGCGGATCGAAGCCCGACTGGAGCCCCTCTTCGCCGAACTCGTCGTAGAGCTTGCGCTTGGCGGCGTCGGAGAGAACGTCGTTCGCGAACGAGATCTCCTTGAAGCGCTCCTCGGCCTTCTTGTCGCCGGGGTTTACGTCAGGGTGGTGCTTGCGCGCGAGCTTTCGGTACGCTTTCCGGATGTCATCCGCGCTCGCGCTACGTTCGACGCCGAGGATGCCATAGAGGTCCTTCGATTTTGCCATCGGCCTCCGGCTCACTCGTCATAGTGGAGCCGGACCTTGTCCTCGGCAACCTCCCGCAGGGCGGTGACGATGTCCTTGTTGTCGGACTCGACGAGCGGCCGGGCCCCCTTCAGCAGCTGCTTCGCCCGGCGGGCGGCGAGCAGGACGAGCTCGAAGCGATTGGGGACCCTCTCCAGACAGTCTTCGACGGTGATTCGCGCCATGGAACGCCGACCGTAACGGAAATCCCCGGTGAAGGGAACCCCGGCCCCGCGCGCATTTGACTCGAGGGGGGCCGGCTGTGTACGTGCCTCGCGCCCATGGGTTTCGTGTCGCGGCTGCTGGGATCGGGAACGGCGCGTCGGGAGCTGCTCTCGGAGCTGATCGACGACTATCGAGCCGAGGCGACGCAGGCGATCGTGCTGCGCCAGCACGCCGAGCTGGCGCGCTATCCGCAGGTGGCGGCGCAGCTGCGCGCGATCGCCGACGCCGAAGACGGGCACGCGGCGCTCCTGCGGGACCACATCCTCGGCATGGGCGGTGGCATTCCGCCCGTCGCGCCGGACCCCCTGCCCGGCCGCAACCAGTGGGAGCGCGCCGTGGCAGCCCGCAAGGCGGCGCAGGAGAAGCGTCGCCGGCTGATCGAGCACGCGACCCACTGGGATCCCGACGAGCCGCGGTCGGCGATGCTCCTGGCGCGGATCTACGACGAGGACGGCGATCAGCTGGCCTCGTACGACGACGTCGTCATCCGCTCCGATCCGCACGCGCTCGACTGAGCCACAGGAAGACCTCGCGGTTCCCCTTCGGACCCGCCAGCGCCGACTCCGCCTCGCCCCGGACCACGAAGCCCAGCCCCTCGGCCGCCGTCCGTACGCGCGCCACCGCCTGCGCGCGCTGGGCGGGATCGCGCACGACGCCGCCCTTGCCCACCTCGCCCTTTCCGACCTCGAACTGCGGCTTCACGAGCGCCACCACCTCGCCGCCCGGCGCGAGCACGCCCGCAACGGCCGGCAGCACCAGAGCGAGTGAGATGAACGACACGTCGATCACCGCCACGTCCGGCACCTCGGGCAGCATGGCCGGCACGAGGCTCCGCGCGTTCGTCCGGTCGAGGATCGTGACCTGCTGGTGTGTCTGCAGCGTCCACGCGAGCTGCCCGTAACCGACGTCGACGGCGATCACGCGGCGGGCGCCGCGCCGCAGGCAGACGTCGGTGAAGCCGCCGGTCGAGGCGCCGACGTCGAGGACGACGCGACCGGCGAGGTCGATCCCGAAGGCGTCGAGCGCAGGCGCCAGCTTCTCCCCGCCGCGCGACACGTACGGCGACGGCGCGACCCGCAGCCGGACGACCGCGTCGTCGGCGACGAGCGCGCCGGCCTTGGTCACCGGGCGGTCGTCGACGAGCACGTCGCCGGCCATGATGAGCCGCTGCGCCCGCTCGCGGCTGGGCGCGAGCCCCCGGTCGACGAGCAGGCGGTCGAGGCGCACGCCGCTCACGCACGCGCGGCGCGCTCGGCCGCGACGTCCGCGCGCTCCACGACGTACGCGGCGAGCGCGGCGAGCGGCTCGGCCCGGCGCCCGAAGGGCGCGAGCGCGGCCGTGGCCGCGTCCCGGGCGCGATGCGCGTGGCGGCGTGCGCCGTCCATGCCGAGCGTCCCGGGGTACGTCGCCTTGCCCAGCTCGCGGTCGGTGCGCCCGTCGGCGTCCCCGTCCTCGAGCGCATCCAGGATGTCGTCGGCGATCTGGAA
This genomic stretch from Candidatus Eisenbacteria bacterium harbors:
- a CDS encoding beta-ketoacyl synthase N-terminal-like domain-containing protein, whose protein sequence is MSSFWEGLLAGHTAARRIERFPAADLAPNVAAEISWDDGDPDRAGALALRAAHEALDDAALGRGVAAPERLGVALGTTLGGMTILEAWDAAVRAGGGSVAGVEQIPYYAPATRLARHVGARGPVATPQLACASGTHAVALAASWVRAGRADVVLAGGTDLLCRFVVAGFNCLRATSEVARPFDRDRKGLVLGEAAAIVVVEARQHAEARGARARACVAAARRGRPGPGPRGSRCARCCCHASRGPGPAPGAGCCD
- a CDS encoding competence/damage-inducible protein A translates to MAVDRSAGIVVIGNEILSGKVTDTNSPFLARELRKLGVTLQRITTIPDEIDLIAATVKEFSERYEIVFTSGGVGPTHDDVTMEGVARAFGRKVVRHPELDKRLREFLGANANPARMRMADVPEGTELVLDQRLGFPTIKCENVYVLPGIPEILEQKFLALKERFVASPYHLRVVFTRDGEGSIAEHLNATLARFPALLLGSYPKLGDPEYAVKLTLESKDQAYVEAALAHLLSLLPKETVVRTE
- a CDS encoding thiamine pyrophosphate-binding protein, producing the protein MHGGRVVARALKREGVQYVFTLCGGHVMSIYDGCLDEGIGIIDVRHEQSAAHAADGWARVTGQPGVAIVTAGPGLTDAVTGVATAWRANIPLICIGGQAPRAFQDMGGLQDMAHVDLMRPITKWAVSVPAANRLGEYVATAFRVATTNVPGPVFLEMPLDLLFDNVDDKDVVEWQHTRTQAGVAPDPHFIEAAFEYLRGAQRPACLVGSQLFWSKRRDAYPEFVKTFGMPVYVNGQARGSLDPDDPHWFLQTRKDALKKADVVLIFGTPLDFRIGYGRERVINPAAKLIQVDLDGRELGRNRPCDVGIIGDTGLVMAALTQLAKDSKFTPELSRPWLAELRAIEKKKWEGLAPQLTSDEAPLNPLRVCAEVDTFLTKDTIVIGDGGDFVGSAANVLRPRGFGHWLDAGPLGTLGAGPGYAMAAKLASPKSDVIIMYGDGAFGLNMMEFEACIRQKINIVGIIGNDAAWTQILRGQVQIYGPDRTPACKLAPTRYDLMIEAMGGHGEWVERPDQLRPAIQRALGAGKPAVVNVRIGASDFRKDAISV
- a CDS encoding thrombospondin type 3 repeat-containing protein, encoding MRLARHAVVSILVGVIGIVAAPRAHATPTAVTFEVGHSDCTAPGAHTVDLYLNESLVASVPSTNGCTCNTTPLVVTLTDPTTLALLHDSTCNSARIRVRPGNDSMSIAWVRVGATDGAASSSACLYDGFPWNTHLACAPRSTCDMPGDFVYVGMIGGPDPDQDGRVGGFGVGCDNCPLTANADQFDQDGDGVGDACDNCPSVANADQLDSDNDTLGDACDPCLGTPDTDGDGICDDGDNCVDTYNPTQTDLDGDGVGDACDWCVGPGAFDDDGDGICNQNDDCPFAADPTQADTDGDGMGDACDNCPAFPNPQQTDTDGDGVGDACDTCPNSVDADADSVCDGNDNCPGIANPDQADQDGDGVGDLCDDCPAVADPLQQDADGDGEPDACSVRVDIAAVVDDGQGHLDADVTLTNPNGLPLSGRVAIHDGTRVSSVRFVWLATSCTMTQDTLELVINDTTAASVVPEADGPLCTCTPLISNFEVPLARALSLLHPGANMVGIRKSTGFPVEARTLMAWAYAVVTADGVDHVVPLYDAFGGNSFDDPDLCASGAIAGPVDAAGLTPELPTAALEVAWQGSLPCSVDLSSLSPGPIEIVVTATDGMTTGADCVSADLATATMLRFGNSSCDDGNPCTIDTCDVNGCQHTPVVCGGGDACQEAGFCDPHTGMCMTAPKPDGTPCNDGNACTLDDACHGGACTAGTPVVCAAADACHEAGVCNPDTGACSSVTKPDGAACSDGNACTQNDSCQAGRCAAGAPVTCSEGDACHEAGVCDPQTGACVNAPKPDGTACSDGNACTQSDACQAGSCVPGAPVVCTAGDSCHDAGVCDPSTGACSNPAKADGAACTDGNACTQNDACRAGSCVGGAPVTCPAGDACRADGVCDPQTGACTAPPKPDGTACSDGNACTQADTCQAGACVAGAPITCGGSDACHAGTCNPATGQCTVVKKPNGSPCDDGNACTQNDVCRSGMCVAGPTLKCPATDACHKAGVCDPGTGQCVNPAKPDGTSCNDGNLCTRGDTCQAGACVGGAPKVCSGGEDTCREVVCDPGSGRCVQGDAKADGTPCRDGNKCTRGDTCEAGTCTSGDPVVCDPPDDCHTSICKPSTGHCKVRRKKPFFRWCHRLPGD
- a CDS encoding RNA polymerase factor sigma-32; translation: MADTRETTPIEAEVVDEIADGEAGVPVPAPEPELDAEAKSVAPAGALVPLDNLQKYLGEIRRIPVLTREQEHELAVRWKEKGDRTAAWSLVTANLRLVVMIARDYQRAVHNLLDLVQEGNVGLLEAVKQFDPYRGVRFPSYAVWWIRAYIIRYIMNNWRMVKVGTTQAQRKLFFNLQKERERLEREGFSPEPKLIADRLGVKESEVVEMEQRLSARDLSVNAPIGDDDGDTTFLDLLAGPQQTAETVADEEYHQLIREKAAEFKKTLSGKDLVIYERRLEALMRDDDPATLQEIGDEYGITRERVRQIESRLKKRLGAYLREQIPDIRDVEFGA
- a CDS encoding J domain-containing protein; translation: MAKSKDLYGILGVERSASADDIRKAYRKLARKHHPDVNPGDKKAEERFKEISFANDVLSDAAKRKLYDEFGEEGLQSGFDPQRAREYKRWAESGHGFSFGRDGEAFDFGGARVRAGEGGFADILNEIFGSGAREASQPQAGEDIEHPVEIGLLDALRGVKMPVTVRRPVTCATCHGSGRVGRKACTTCGGTGTVEKREQLQVKIPPGVADGARVRVSGKGGGGRAGGQTGDLYFRVKVRPHPLIQRDGKDLTIEVPVTVSEAMLGATITVPTPQGAIKLKVPAGSQGGQRLRVPGRGAPDPKGGSPGDLYVRLMVQVPTKGEPEQLRDALSALDQAYAGDPRAELAL
- the rpoZ gene encoding DNA-directed RNA polymerase subunit omega, producing MARITVEDCLERVPNRFELVLLAARRAKQLLKGARPLVESDNKDIVTALREVAEDKVRLHYDE
- a CDS encoding TlyA family RNA methyltransferase; the protein is MSGVRLDRLLVDRGLAPSRERAQRLIMAGDVLVDDRPVTKAGALVADDAVVRLRVAPSPYVSRGGEKLAPALDAFGIDLAGRVVLDVGASTGGFTDVCLRRGARRVIAVDVGYGQLAWTLQTHQQVTILDRTNARSLVPAMLPEVPDVAVIDVSFISLALVLPAVAGVLAPGGEVVALVKPQFEVGKGEVGKGGVVRDPAQRAQAVARVRTAAEGLGFVVRGEAESALAGPKGNREVFLWLSRARADRSG